DNA sequence from the Sphaeramia orbicularis chromosome 13, fSphaOr1.1, whole genome shotgun sequence genome:
aagttgaatggatttaaatcactaagttttagtcatgaccacaccttttgaTCTCTgctttgcattgtgggtattgggcatgtggttgaaaatgtattatttttatgtgcaggggttcagcagggttgtggtgttagtgttaatttagacttaatgtgtgtatggcaatgtttattggcctttttgtgtttgtttttgtatttttgtagagctgcaccttGAGttagagccataggcccaacaatggctttcctgttcatttttGATTGTTCTTGTTCAATTAAAGTTTTTATGCcttaccaaattaaaagcacttctcATATTGGCAAATGACCTTAAGCCAACTCCCTGCTTAACTCCCATCCgcactacaatatattaagtttaataacTATACAAAGCAAATTCACAATgcgaaagattttaatttaagtcaacttggaaatgagtacaatgaactgatgatattaagtctaatgattacacaaagcaattaacattggaacaaattttaagttaaattaacttggcatttagtgtgttgtatttaaaatagtaattccattcaaatcaagcatttaagtttaatacactcaagttttcataacTTATTACTTATAtgttttaaggcaaccggtttactcaaattttttaagtaaactcaacttgtCTGGTCTTACTATGTGCCTTTTACTTTAACTTGGTTtctttctgctctttttttttcactcttccCTCATTCATTGTCTCTTTTTATGAAGGTAATGCGCAGCTCTGCAGCAAAAGTGGTGGTTGTGTTTTCAGCTGAGGGGGAAATGACTCCTTTCCTGAGAGACTACATGGCACAGAACATCACAGGAATCCAATGGGTGGCGAGTGAGGCCTGGGTCACGGCATCTGTCTTCACAGGGAGCGAGTATTACCCCTATCTGGGAGGCACGATTGGGTTTGGCATCAGAAAAGGCCACATCCCCAGACTGAGTGACTACCTGCAGACAGTAAACCCCGAAAACTACCCCAGTAATCCACTGGTGCATGAACTATGGGAAGCTCTGTATGGTTGTGCACCTTCTTCTGTCTCTGGTTCGCAGTTGCCTCCCTGTTCAGGACATGAGTTACTGTTAGAGCAGCATTCAGCCTACATGAATACATCTAGCCCTAGAGTGGCTTATAATGTCTATAAATCTGTATATGCAATAGCCCATTCTCTGCACAACATTTTTCTTTGTCAATCAGGCAGTGGGCCTTTCCAAAACAAGTCATGTGCACAAAGGAACAACATACACCCATGGCAGGTGAAATACAACATATTACTAGTATACtactttaaaataacaaaaaaaaaaaaaaaagccttgataTTAACTTCAATTATCTGCTTTCTAGCTCCAACACTATCTCCAGGAGGTGACATTCAACATTGCTGGTGAAGAGGTGAACTTTGACCTGAAAGGCGACTCCATACCCTACTATGATATCATCAACTGGCAGAGAGGCACAAGCGGGAATGTAGAGTTTGTCAATGTGGGGTTGTTTGATGGAACCAAGGCTGCTGGGGAGGAGTTGGTGATCCAGGAGGATGGGATTATATGGGCAGGTCATCAGAGTGAGGCAAGCTGCTCACACTGTGTTTTTACATTCATCAGAGGTCAGCTGTTGAAGTTCTGTAGGTTGAGATGGAGGTAAGTCAGGTAGGCAGGAAAAAGTGGAAATGACATGAATTTATTTTACAGTTGGAAACCTTAACACATTTTAATGCACCTGTCATTCTCTTCCTGATTATCCCAGTAAACAATATAGGAAAAGGTTTAAACATTgatacaaaacaaagaaaaaaatattttatttgcaGAATAATCGATTACTCATTAagcttttcatgcatgaattattataaACTGAGTGGGATCATTAATCCGAAAGAGACGAGATATATATATTAGGTCAATTGTTAGTAACCTTACACACAACTTTAATCATAAATATATTTTTAGCATAGTGTACAAAAGTCTATTTCCACAACAATAATATATAATTGATTTTGAAGAACTTAATCCAAAAAGTAACTGTAGTGGATATTAGGCATCAGTGGTAATATTAATAATCTggtaatgtaaaaaaatatatattaatcaGTGAATCTATGTATACATTTTGGTTGTTGTGGTGCTATAACTAGGCCAAACAGCTAATTAAGAgcaattattttatatattagaGCTAATATTAGTTGAATATGGCTGTGCACAAAAGGATTAGTGCACTAAACATCACAACACATATTGAGGACCAAAAGCtgagtgtgtattgtgtgtatattCCTTGTAGGTGCCGGTGTCTGTGTGCAGTGTCAGCTGTCTTCCAGGGTCCCGGAAGGCTGTCCGTCGTGGGGAGCTTGTCTGCTGCTTTGACTGTGTACCATGTGACAGTGGCAAAATTAGTAATGAGACAAGTATGCTTTAAACTGAAGAAACAAAGCAGCTCCAAGTGAAATGCTCAGTTCAAtgactttgttttttcttcttctttagaTTCAGTAGATTGCACATCTTGTCCTGAAGACTTCTGGTCAAACCAATATCGAACAGCCTGCATCCCCAAGAAAGTGGAGTTCTTGGCTTATAATACTTTGGGAATAGTCCTCACAGTGATCTCCATAGTGGGTGCCTGCCTCACTGTAGCTGTCCTCATAGTCTTTGTCTATCACAGAAACACAGCCATCGTCCGTGTTAACAACTCTGAACTCAGCTTCTTCATCCTGATCTCACTGACTCCATGTTTCCTTTGTTCCCTGGTCTTCATTGGAGAACCAACACCTTGGTCCTGTATGCTGCGTCACACTGCATTTAGCATCACTTTTTCCCTTTGCATCTCATGCATCTTTGGGAAGACTCTGGTGGTGTTGGCTGCTTTTACTGCTACAAGGCCAGGGAACAACATTATGAAGTGGCTAGGGCCCAAACAACAAAGGGCCATTATCTTCTCCTGCACCTTAGTTCAAGTGGTGATCTGCGCTGCTTGGCTCATCGATGCTCCTCCATATCCATCCAGAAACACACAATATGAACACTCAAAAATCATACTAGAATGCAGTGTAGGCTCCAGTCTGGCATTTTGGTGTGTTTTGGGATACATTGGCCTACAGGCCTGTCTGTGTTTTTTACTGGCTTTTCTGGCCCGGAAGTTGCCAGGCAACTTCAATGAGGCAAAGTTTATCACTTTTAGCATGTTGATCTTCTGTGCAGTCTGGCTGGCATTCATTCCTGCTTATATCAGCTCTCCTGGAAATTATGCAGATGCCGTGGAATCATTTGCTATTCTAGCTTCAAGTTTTGGGTTGTTGTTCTGTCTGTTTGCTCCCaagtgttatattatattattaaaacCAGAAAAGAATACTAAACAGCACCTCATgggcaaagaaaagaaatgacatGATTTCTATTCAATACTCAATGTTATGTAAAATACCTATAATAAACTATAGTGAGGTAGTCATTATGATGTATTAATATTCATAGAAATACAAATATGGAAAATTAATGCTATTTGGTGATTCTTTCTGAATATGAAATACTTTCTGTTCATCTTCTAAACTGTGAAGTGTATATTTTGGACTGCTTTAAAGTTACAaatccagaaaatatgaaaacttaCCCATGCATTAAACTTAATAAAGTCATGTGTTTACAAATCACTGTGTGCTAATGTATTTTATACAGTTAGGCTCATTTTCCCAGGAAAACACGGCTTATCTTCAACACAGATTTCAaccaaaaaactaacaaaataatatataaataaataggtggaaaagaaaaataattttcttatacaattaattacataaaaatactaGAATGATAGAATATCTGAAATGGTCATCAGAAAATGTATATGattggtttatttgtggtttgaCAGATTAATCTTAGTTAATGGCAGTTATAAAAAGCTAAATTTGATGTGTTTATGTATTTGAAAACATGTCATATGACTCTGCTGCTGTTTAGGTGACATATCAGGTTAGTATTTCTCAACTGATTAATAATGTCACAAAGAGAAGACTACACACACCTTCATGACATTTGtaattattattgatatttattttttttaatttggtattTATGGGGAAACAACCTTATTCTACATGGCTAATTAGCATGAACACATTCATTATTTGCATATGGTCATCCTCACTAAGCAGCCATATCTTTTGATATTAAAATTAAACATGGTGACATGATTAATTTGGCTTTTATTTTGCTTCAAATTTTCACATtcatatattcatacacagaaTGTTTGGCTTTTCACTTTTCACAAAACCAACTTCATCTGGCATATTTTCCAGTCATGCCTTTCTTGATATTTCTTTCAGGCTGAAATAAAATGATGTAACATTTGGGCACAAAGATACACAGTAATAATCCAAAACTGGAAGCTAATATAGCAAATATCTCCACAGCCACAGTGAATTTCCCGGGAGAGCTGACATATGCTGGGATGAAAGAGATCCACACAGCCCAGAAAATGAGCATGCTGAATGTGATGAGCTTCGCCTCATTAAATGTGTCGGGTAATTTGCGTCCCAGGAATgccaggaggaggcagaggaaagCCAACAGGCCGATGTAGCCCAGAACTAAGTAAAATCCAGGAGGCCATGGCTCCAGACACTCCACGACAATctgaaaaaagattaaaaatatgtATCATTGTAAGGTTTTGTACATTATGGTTGTGCAAAACTATGTTTCTCCTTACTCTTCCAGTTGTGGCTTGGTAGGTTGGGTTCCTGAATGGAAAAGGAGGGGCACCTATAAGCCAACCAGCACAAAGACAAACCTAGAGGGATAGAAATGAACAATCACTGTTTACAATCTATGCATAATGTTTTTACAAGTAACTATATTAAATGTATGATGTGCCTATATTCATACCTGAGGAGCGGTTGTGCAGAGGAGTAGAACCCTCTGCTGAGATGGACCAAACATCCTGAGAATCCTGGAACCAGGGACACTAGTCTGAAAGGCCAGAAGAACCACGATGGTCTTAACAAGGAggcaggacagacagaggacaaaacTGACCCCAAAAGCTGCCTGACGGAGCCGACATGTCCACACAGACGGCCGGCCGATGAACACAAGGGAACACAGGAAGCAGAGTTTCAGCGACAGAAGAAGCAAGAAACTTATTTCGGAGTTGTTGGCCCTGACGATGGGAGTGGATCGGAAACGGTGGAAAACAGCGGTGATGATGGTTGTCAGAACAACACCCAGCAGAGTGAGTGTGACCAGGATGATGCCCATCGTGTCGTAGAAAGACAGGAATTCTTCTACTCCAGCGACACATATGACCTTTTCTTTGTCTGACCAGTAATACTCAGGACATTTTGTGCATTCAGTGGAACCTGAGAGAGGACACACAGCAGACGAATAAACACACAAACTCCCCTATACTCAGAAAAGACCTCTTTATGATGAACTTTGATAACTGATGATGCCCAGTGTATTATCTTATTATGGGCGTTTAAAACTTATTCACAAACGGACTATGAGAACTATGTTACTTAAGTATAAGCTACTGACTTACAAAGACatagtccataaaaaaaaaaaaaaaaacaaaacaaaacatgaatttgATCATGTGAACCAAAGGAAACTGTACATTTTATACATCTCCtaaatgtttgttggatgtatgtctatatgtgtatgtcaaataaaaaaatcagttaaaaaaaaaacaaaacttattcaCTGTACAAAACATGAATGATTGAACTACCAGTCTGGTTGCTGATCTCTCCATCAGCACAGGGCAGACAGTCAAAGCAGCAGCGAGGTTGTCCAGGTCGTCTGGCCTGTCGCCTACCTGGTGAGCATGGGGCACTGCACTGAGACACAGGCACCTTGGAAAAGACCAACTTCAATTCAATTATTTGTATCACTTTTAAATGTCCAGTTTTCTGACCTCATATGTCTTAAAATAATTTGGACCCACCTGtgactgtccatctgtccatataATGGTCCTTTCCTCCATCTTCAGCTGATGTCCCAAAGGAGCTGAACCATCATAACTCCCCACTTTTATAAATCTAAACAGTGTTATGATTattatgtttgtacttttttcactgggcTAAATAGTCCTCATAATGTCATAATTCAGTGAAattaaataagaataagaataagattaaacaaacaaaactacaattgttgatttttttttcatctttaagGAAAAGATTACCTCATTTCACCCTCATTGTCCTTCTGCCAGTTTATAATGTCATAAAGAGGAACCGGCTCACCATTGGAgtcaaaatgtactttttcaccaAACTGGTTGGTGAAATTCACTGTTTTCAGATGTTGTAGCAACTGAATAAAAAGAGGAAGAGTGAAAACAGTGAGATGATTTTGTGCAGAAAAAAGAGTTACATTCATAATGACATGGATGCATTTTGGAATTAACTCACCTGCAAAGACGtaaatggtttatttttgtcACACTCTCCCTTTTGTCCTGCAGAATCACAGTTCAGTAAATAGTGCAATGCATGTGCAATAGCATAGACAGCTTTATACACATTATGGGATATTCTGACTTGGGAGAAATCAGTATAACTGCTGTGAGTGTGCTGTAGACTCTCTGAACCAGTGCAGACAGGTTTTTCAGCAGCACTTTTATACTTTCTATCACCTGTCCCATCGTGTAGACTCGAATTTTCCCCAAATGGCCTAACCATGGACTCAGATCTGTTCTGAGAGTCAGGAGCGTATCCAGATCCCACAAATTTATCCAGTGTTTCTACAgtgttttcttcatatttttctcCAAAAAATAATAGCTTACAATCAAACAGGTCTTCCCAAAACATGTTAACAAATTCCATCCCAGGTTTGGGAGACGGACGAACATTAAGGAGGAACTCTTTCAAGCCTGGGATCGTAACTCCGGGGAAAGAGAAGCCCAGTGTGCCTGTCAGGAGAGGGTGGAAGAGAGGTGAGGTCAACAGGCTCGCAGTTACCCACGCTTCACTGGCGACCCACTGGACCCCTGTTACATTCCTCTGAGACAGCTGGGAAATACAGCAAACAATGAAAGAAGCAGATGAAGAAATTAATTAACCTGAGCAATAATAAAATGTATGTTATTTTGGTTGCACTTGTCTTTGTGTAATGTTTCTAACAAGTGTGTTCACCTCTAAAAACAGCTCCAGCAGCTGTCCCTCTGTTGCAAATACCACTACCACCTTTGCTGTGGACTTTTGCAGTATGTCAGCCATTTCTTGTATCTCAGCCACTGTGGGGGATTTGGGGATGGTTAGGTGAAACGCCACACACCCACCATGTTCTCTGAAGTCAGTAGAAAATGCCTGAATGCCATAGTGACTATAGTCATCCTAAAATACATAAAGGTGACATTTAGAATAATTTCAGTGGTTTTTCTGTttattgaaccctttcatgcatagcggtcactacagcggacagttattctacagccattctcttgtatattgatgggttttgttgttttagctgcatATCAACCAACAAGAGCTAGAAACACTGTTCAGGACAGCTCACACCCAGGCCATCACCTGTTCAGCTTGCTTCCCTCTGGACGGAGCCACAGGTGCATCATGGCCAAAGACAGACTAAAAAACGGCTTCTGTCCCAAAGCCATCATAACACTGAATGCAAATATGAACTGATTAGACTCATTACCGACAGAGttctatttatttactatttattcaCTATCACACACTTGCGCTGTCACTTTACTCGAATCGTTTAGCGCTACTGTATTGTctattgttactgtttattgttttatgCGGTCGCACTTTAAGGCTTAGCTTTTAATCTCGTTGTCCTGCTTggcaatgacaaataaattctgattctgaacacagtggatgcttatgcaccatcccatacactgtaattcatactagTACTGTTacttcgctgttcttgataaacctgatctgcactaatatgtttgagtgtaaagtaattgctaactgttattagactgtaattaacagttttcttaaacaaaaaggttgttttggttttttttttgcatattatctccatgaagtgagtaattgctagtattagagtatgttaaaatgagagaaaacatcagattagctgcattaaaaatgtttcttcatagttttcacactgtatatgactttctgatattgtgttttgaatacatgtttctttgcttcaaaaattaaacacacggtgtccagctgagtggacatttttgtagctccatgaaaaataggtttaaaaatgttttattgttttgttcatgcctaaagagggataaaaacactcaggaaaaaaatcttgactaggattttcataattcatgcacaaaagggtaaatagaaaataaagacagtataAGTGCTTATCTCACCATGGTTCCTATCGTGCCCACCCAGCTCCAGCCTAAGTAGGTGACCAGCTGAACAAGACCTCGAACTTGAAAGAGATCACTTGGCACAGTGCGCAAAAATGATGGGTACGAATGTTTGTCAGTAAGGCAGGTACATGTAGCAAAGTAACTCACCTACAGGAAGATAGTATTGAATATGAAATCATAGTTAAATTACTGAAACTTTCATCATCAGATTTTACCCTGCCCTTATGCTCTTACCAGTGGGATGTTGAAAGGGCCGAGAGTGTGAGCCACAGCTCTGGTAGGAGACGATGATGCAAGACCAATTACAGCAGGCACAGGAGAACCAGTCAGACATGAAGGTGGGATTTCGGACCATGTAGTAGTTGTAGAATTTCCTGTTTTATCAGCAACACTGTTAATAGCACCTTCATTTTCAGTTGCCTTCAGCAGCTTTTCTGCTTTTTCCACACTCATTTGCATTGTGTCCACTTTACTTATCACAGCTTTGGAGGGACTGACTAAAGACAGGAGAGACTGCAGGCTGGTGTGGACATGGTCGCAGCTGTCCATAATCCGATAGCCCAGTTTAACACCAGGTAACAGGCTGGAATTAGAGTTAATTTCCTCCACTGCAAACACCATGGTCATCATCCAACGAAAGGCCCTGTGATCAAAccttggaaaacaaaaaaaaaagctttggatTCTGTGTAATTCTGAATGGGATAGACATCTGAGTAGGACTCATACATGTGAGCATGCACGCCAGTCTTCTTTAACccccaaagacctaaacagcaacAGGCTTTTTCAGACATATAAAAATCATAATACAACCACCAACAGAGTAAATGCCAGAAGCAGATTATcagcagaaaacaaacaaaacaaaaaaggaaatgtatcccattataaaaaaagaaatacttgATACAATTTTAGTGTTTACACATTCAAAAATCATACTAATTTacgatgtttaataacttctgaaccactaatacaGTAGTTATTAGTTATTTGATTTACTATCAAATAACTAAGTGCATTAATACATATAAATGATTTACATAAAATGCAGTCTCTCAGCTTTCCATCATCGTCTTCTGCAAAAGTGATTcaagatacttgtttttatgttcagttaatgatatactttgatgaaaaacacacattttcttccattttctcttttctgatataataacctttgcatgctgagcttttataaacatctactatAGGTAAATTGAGCATAAacaaataccagatttttattggaaaatgcaaaatgcagaggaataTATGATAAATATGTTATAAATCACAGGtcagatgtagagaaaaaaaaaatcaaatatttctgggtctttaagggttaagttgtgacagcagaataaaaaaagaCAGCAGTGATCTGATGGTAATGAAAGTAAAAAACACTCTGAAAAACCTCCCACTCACCCACTGCAAGATGTGAGTTGAGGTTTGTTACGGTAGCTCTGCTGTGGCTCCGAAGCCACATAATGAAGAGGGAACAGCCCCCCGATCACTACCTGCCCTTCTGACTGCAGCGCCAAAGGTTCACTGTCTACAAGTTTAACACATGGAAGCACACTAAAAGCATGTCCTCCTTTACTCTCCAAACCTTCCAACTTCCCTGCTTTAGTTTTCTCTCCATCCATACCTAATTTTAGCCTGTTTCTTTTCTCCTCAGAATGTGTATTGTCAGACAACAACATGAGGGGGAGGCTCATTAAGACCCATAGCAGCAGCCAAGGGTGAGACCCCATAAAGACCTTAAGTGGAGATGAGGGTTCTCCAACTTTGAACGGCTGATGAAGActatataaaatctgaaatgcaTGTTTCATTACATCGGTCACAAGTGTCATTGCCACGTCAGCCAATCACAATCCAAAGATGGCTCACATGAATTGTGTCTAAACAGATCACCTTTTCTTTTAAATTAACACCTATAGTAGGCGAATAATAAAAAGTGATCAGatgttttaaccaaaaaaaaaaaaaaaaacacttgctaTTATACAGTAAagtttcaacaaaataaaaacaaaggggACAAAGATTAACTTTATCATAAGACAGATAATCCTGAAATAGAAACAACAGACAATAGTTTGATATTTCTCTGCCACCTACTGGGCATCTTATAGTAAAACTAGTCTGAATTAAAGTCAAAGGATAGCATGTAACTTATAAAAAGTAAAGGTATTATCCTTAGGATTTATTCAAGCATTTTTCATTGTTGATACTTAAGTTCTGTTTGAAAACTGGTTGATAAAAATTGATGTGATTTCAATTTATGGAATGCCAGTAAATGAAGCTGACACTGTGGTGACTGAGGATtcgtatatacagtatatatacaccagtggttcccaaccacaaatttctgatgacctcagacattcaaaagagagtctttttttttttttttttttttttcaaaattaatttgtttttgatcatgtaatagtttgctatactatgttgcaaataaacattaattttag
Encoded proteins:
- the LOC115431106 gene encoding extracellular calcium-sensing receptor-like, encoding MIFAIDEINNSTELLPGVTLGYQIHDSCASVSIAVQKALQLTNGQDPEFDTSQNCSNSGMVMAIVGESWSTPSIAMSRVIGHFDIPLVSHFATCACLSDKQQYPSFFRTIPSDQFQADALVKLVKHFGWSSIGAIRSDSDYGNNGMASFLYAAQKEGICVEYSESFSGTHPRSRIQRVAEVIRRSTSTVIVAFLSSGDMRILLEELSLQPFPPHQWIGSESWVTDADLLKYNFCAGALGFSIEQSVIPGLRDFLLDLSPTVVTASPVLTEFWEEAFNCRLGKGEGTDERVCDGTEDIHNLQSSYTDTSQLRISNMVYKVVYAIAHAIHNALCVERNSTNHCDQFAKIQSTQVFTQLRKVNFSQNGYSVSFDANGDPVATYELVNWQKSKTGRNEFVTVGFYDASLPLGQEVHINKDIRWMEGSTQVPVSVCSESCHPGTRKVLQKGKPVCCYDCTPCPEGEISNVTDSPDCFPCPSEFWPNANRDSCLPKPVEFLSFNEVLGIILVSFSCFYVELEMQRQAKLCRLLLGQMTSLQDSEPLALQSEGQVVIGGLFPLHYVASEPQQSYRNKPQLTSCSGFDHRAFRWMMTMVFAVEEINSNSSLLPGVKLGYRIMDSCDHVHTSLQSLLSLVTEKLLKATENEGAINSVADKTGNSTTTTWSEIPPSCLTGSPVPAVIGLASSSPTRAVAHTLGPFNIPLVSYFATCTCLTDKHSYPSFLRTVPSDLFQVRGLVQLVTYLGWSWVGTIGTMDDYSHYGIQAFSTDFREHGGCVAFHLTIPKSPTVAEIQEMADILQKSTAKVVVVFATEGQLLELFLEGTLGFSFPGVTIPGLKEFLLNVRPSPKPGMEFVNMFWEDLFDCNLHDGTGDRKYKSAAEKPVCTGSESLQHTHSSYTDFSQVRISHNVYKAVYAIAHALHYLLNCDSAGQKGECDKNKPFTSLQLLQHLKTVNFTNQFGEKVHFDSNGEPVPLYDIINWQKDNEGEMRFIKVGSYDGSAPLGHQLKMEERTIIWTDGQSQVPVSQCSAPCSPGRRQARRPGQPRCCFDCLPCADGEISNQTGSTECTKCPEYYWSDKEKVICVAGVEEFLSFYDTMGIILVTLTLLGVVLTTIITAVFHRFRSTPIVRANNSEISFLLLLSLKLCFLCSLVFIGRPSVWTCRLRQAAFGVSFVLCLSCLLVKTIVVLLAFQTSVPGSRILRMFGPSQQRVLLLCTTAPQVCLCAGWLIGAPPFPFRNPTYQATTGRIVVECLEPWPPGFYLVLGYIGLLAFLCLLLAFLGRKLPDTFNEAKLITFSMLIFWAVWISFIPAYVSSPGKFTVAVEIFAILASSFGLLLCIFVPKCYIILFQPERNIKKGMTGKYAR